One genomic segment of Lytechinus pictus isolate F3 Inbred chromosome 18, Lp3.0, whole genome shotgun sequence includes these proteins:
- the LOC129281323 gene encoding PH and SEC7 domain-containing protein 3-like isoform X2 encodes MRKLVTDAEGRKTPKGKRGWKMYFGTVKGLCIYLHKSEVAKDMAFNNPKDVMRIHHALASRSGQYDKKPNVFSLRLANWSEYLIQCLDVRDMQSWMQAVNLAAAVHSSPPLPAAVGSQMAFRRPILPSASSKLEPAQQLASHDEKIEALERDLEDHRSYPPDKKTKTKIIKDFKTKDEYLEYEVSRFKTYIYLLRSQPFSSLPVRCAPPAPLSSSSVAKRSSPAPVPKFASSHSSTLSRSASAPNQLPKVTSSSSSLSKSSSSMKATVGQKSPETNSKSNLRRSNSNAGSHPDPSEESRPFLRDNTNKV; translated from the exons ATGAGGAAATTAGTGACAGATGCTGAGGGCAGAAAGA CTCCCAAAGGAAAACGAGGATGGAAGATGTATTTTGGGACAGTGAAAGGTCTTTGTATCTATCTACACAAG TCCGAGGTTGCAAAGGACATGGCTTTCAACAACCCCAAGGATGTCATGCGGATCCATCATGCATTAGCCAGCCGGTCTGGTCAGTATGATAAGAAACCGAACGTCTTCTCTCTGCGGCTGGCCAACTGGAGTGAATACCTTATACAGTGTCT TGATGTTCGAGATATGCAGTCCTGGATGCAGGCAGTAAACCTAGCAGCGGCAGTTCATTCCTCGCCGCCCCTTCCAGCAGCAGTGGGCTCGCAGATGGCATTCAGGAGACCCATATTACCAAGTGCTTCTTCAAAACTTGAACCA gctcAACAGCTAGCTAGTCATGACGAGAAGATTGAAGCTTTAGAACGGGATTTAGAGGATCACAGAAGCTATCCTCCCGACAAGAAAACCAAGACGAAGATCATCAAGGATTTCAAGACCAAGGATGAATATTTGGAATATGAG GTTTCAAGATTCAAGACATACATCTACCTGCTACGTTCCCAGCCTTTCAGCTCCTTGCCAGTCCGATGTGCCCCGCCCGCgccgttgtcatcatcatcagtcgCCAAGCGATCGTCTCCCGCTCCCGTTCCGAAGTTCGCATCCTCTCATTCCTCCACGTTATCGCGGTCCGCATCGGCTCCGAACCAACTGCCGAAGGTcacatcgtcgtcgtcatcgcTCTCTAAATCGTCGTCGTCAATGAAGGCCACCGTTGGGCAAAAGTCCCCAGAGACCAACTCCAAGTCGAACCTGCGTCGAAGCAACTCCAACGCGGGAAGCCATCCCGATCCTTCCGAAGAATCGCGACCGTTCCTCAGGGATAACACCAACAAG GTATGA
- the LOC129281323 gene encoding PH and SEC7 domain-containing protein 3-like isoform X1, which produces MRKLVTDAEGRKTPKGKRGWKMYFGTVKGLCIYLHKSEVAKDMAFNNPKDVMRIHHALASRSGQYDKKPNVFSLRLANWSEYLIQCLDVRDMQSWMQAVNLAAAVHSSPPLPAAVGSQMAFRRPILPSASSKLEPAQQLASHDEKIEALERDLEDHRSYPPDKKTKTKIIKDFKTKDEYLEYEVSRFKTYIYLLRSQPFSSLPVRCAPPAPLSSSSVAKRSSPAPVPKFASSHSSTLSRSASAPNQLPKVTSSSSSLSKSSSSMKATVGQKSPETNSKSNLRRSNSNAGSHPDPSEESRPFLRDNTNKVHRSFSDRYSYRMAINNSIKMTE; this is translated from the exons ATGAGGAAATTAGTGACAGATGCTGAGGGCAGAAAGA CTCCCAAAGGAAAACGAGGATGGAAGATGTATTTTGGGACAGTGAAAGGTCTTTGTATCTATCTACACAAG TCCGAGGTTGCAAAGGACATGGCTTTCAACAACCCCAAGGATGTCATGCGGATCCATCATGCATTAGCCAGCCGGTCTGGTCAGTATGATAAGAAACCGAACGTCTTCTCTCTGCGGCTGGCCAACTGGAGTGAATACCTTATACAGTGTCT TGATGTTCGAGATATGCAGTCCTGGATGCAGGCAGTAAACCTAGCAGCGGCAGTTCATTCCTCGCCGCCCCTTCCAGCAGCAGTGGGCTCGCAGATGGCATTCAGGAGACCCATATTACCAAGTGCTTCTTCAAAACTTGAACCA gctcAACAGCTAGCTAGTCATGACGAGAAGATTGAAGCTTTAGAACGGGATTTAGAGGATCACAGAAGCTATCCTCCCGACAAGAAAACCAAGACGAAGATCATCAAGGATTTCAAGACCAAGGATGAATATTTGGAATATGAG GTTTCAAGATTCAAGACATACATCTACCTGCTACGTTCCCAGCCTTTCAGCTCCTTGCCAGTCCGATGTGCCCCGCCCGCgccgttgtcatcatcatcagtcgCCAAGCGATCGTCTCCCGCTCCCGTTCCGAAGTTCGCATCCTCTCATTCCTCCACGTTATCGCGGTCCGCATCGGCTCCGAACCAACTGCCGAAGGTcacatcgtcgtcgtcatcgcTCTCTAAATCGTCGTCGTCAATGAAGGCCACCGTTGGGCAAAAGTCCCCAGAGACCAACTCCAAGTCGAACCTGCGTCGAAGCAACTCCAACGCGGGAAGCCATCCCGATCCTTCCGAAGAATCGCGACCGTTCCTCAGGGATAACACCAACAAGGTACACCGAAGCTTTTCGGATCGCTATAGCTACCGTATGGCaattaataatagtataaaGATGACTGAATGA